The following are from one region of the Coffea eugenioides isolate CCC68of chromosome 2, Ceug_1.0, whole genome shotgun sequence genome:
- the LOC113764190 gene encoding thaumatin-like protein 1b: MKMNPHLLFSISATFLSFLLFTSSLFSVVQSTKFKIVNKCRHTIWPGILTGANRRPLNPTGFILKSGKSITLSVPSSWSGRIWGRTDCSTDPSTGKFSCLTADCGSGRVECAGSGAVPPATLAEFTLNGDQGLDFYDVSLVDGYNLPMLVVAKGGTRGGCSSTGCLVDLNGACPPALRVAAGNGSEIRSVACKSACEAFGDPAYCCSEGHNTPDTCQPSEYSLFFKHACPRAYSYAYDDKTSTFTCASADYLIIFCPLPYTSMKLLGARREAAQLPLVNKTTMYIGRHHA; the protein is encoded by the exons atgaaGATGAATCCTCATCTGCTCTTTTCAATCTCCGCcacctttctctcttttcttctcttcacctcctctctcttctccg TCGTGCAGTCAACGAAATTCAAGATAGTAAACAAGTGCCGGCACACCATATGGCCAGGTATACTGACCGGCGCCAACAGGAGACCGCTCAATCCCACCGGCTTCATTCTCAAGAGCGGCAAATCCATCACTCTCTCCGTACCAAGCTCATGGTCGGGTCGGATTTGGGGCCGCACCGACTGCTCCACCGACCCATCCACCGGGAAATTCTCTTGCCTCACGGCCGACTGCGGCTCCGGCAGGGTAGAATGCGCTGGCAGCGGCGCGGTTCCCCCGGCCACCCTCGCCGAATTCACTTTAAACGGGGACCAGGGTTTGGATTTTTATGACGTGAGCTTGGTGGACGGGTACAACCTGCCCATGCTGGTGGTGGCCAAGGGAGGGACAAGAGGGGGATGCAGCTCGACGGGGTGTCTAGTGGACTTGAATGGGGCGTGTCCTCCGGCGCTGAGGGTTGCGGCTGGGAACGGGAGTGAGATCCGGAGCGTGGCGTGTAAGAGCGCGTGTGAGGCGTTCGGTGATCCGGCTTATTGTTGTAGCGAGGGGCATAATACGCCGGACACGTGTCAGCCGTCGGAGTACTCTTTGTTCTTCAAGCACGCCTGCCCCCGTGCTTATAGCTATGCCTACGACGATAAGACCAGCACCTTCACTTGTGCGTCCGCGGACTACCTCATCATCTTCTGCCCGTTGCCTTACACCAG CATGAAATTGCTGGGAGCTCGAAGAGAGGCTGCACAATTGCCCCTGGTTAACAAAACAACAATGTACATCGGAAGACACCATGCTTAG
- the LOC113763178 gene encoding thaumatin-like protein 1, with translation MDLPSFPASTSPILVFSLAFLTLFTGVRGTTFTFVNKCEYTVWPGVLANAGSPSLDSTGFELPSDASRSFIAPTGWSGRFWGRTGCNFDGSGSGSCATGDCGSGQVECNGAGAAPPATLAEFSLGTGGQDFYDVSLVDGYNVAMIVEGTGGSGMCASTGCVTDLNRICPAELRVGDGNACKSACEAFGSPEYCCSGEYNSPSSCKPSVYSQVFKSACPRSYSYAYDDPTSTFTCSGADYTVTFCPSMPSQKSSKDPTPTTTTSTTNGGDGSMSESGNMGSQTGSGSMVIDSGSESDTGSQAMLADGSYLAGLAMGGSTRTLAASVLHSGLLFAVAALSLCFLQL, from the exons ATGGATCTCCCCTCATTCCCTGCTTCCACCTCCCCCATTCTCGTCTTCTCCCTAGCTTTCCTCACCCTTTTCACAG GCGTTCGCGGGACTACATTCACATTTGTGAACAAATGTGAGTACACAGTCTGGCCAGGGGTTTTAGCAAATGCCGGCAGCCCAAGTCTCGACAGCACGGGGTTCGAGCTCCCAAGTGACGCTTCGCGCTCCTTCATCGCTCCGACCGGCTGGTCCGGCCGATTCTGGGGAAGAACGGGCTGCAACTTCGATGGATCCGGGTCGGGTTCATGCGCCACCGGCGACTGCGGGTCTGGCCAGGTGGAATGCAACGGCGCAGGAGCTGCCCCACCGGCGACGCTGGCTGAGTTCTCCTTGGGGACTGGCGGCCAGGACTTCTATGACGTCAGCCTCGTGGACGGCTACAATGTGGCCATGATAGTTGAAGGGACGGGCGGGTCGGGAATGTGCGCTTCGACGGGTTGCGTGACGGATCTGAACAGGATCTGCCCGGCTGAGTTGCGGGTGGGGGATGGAAATGCTTGTAAAAGCGCCTGTGAGGCCTTTGGGAGTCCAGAGTACTGCTGCAGCGGCGAGTACAACTCACCGTCGTCGTGTAAGCCGTCGGTTTACTCGCAAGTGTTCAAGTCGGCTTGCCCGAGATCCTACAGCTACGCTTATGATGACCCAACTAGTACTTTCACCTGCAGCGGTGCTGATTATACGGTCACGTTTTGCCCCTCTATGCCCAG TCAGAAATCCTCGAAAGATCCTACACCAACGACAACGACATCGACGACAAATGGTGGTGATGGGTCAATGTCAGAATCAGGTAATATGGGGTCACAAACCGGGTCAGGTTCAATGGTTATTGACTCTGGCTCGGAGTCGGATACAGGTTCTCAGGCTATGCTGGCAGATGGTTCGTATTTGGCTGGTCTGGCCATGGGGGGCTCAACCAGGACACTTGCTGCATCTGTTTTGCACTCCGGGCTATTATTCGCCGTCGCTGCACTCAGCCTCTGCTTTCTGCAGTTGTAG
- the LOC113758184 gene encoding endo-1,4-beta-xylanase 1-like gives MLQKRKRAAMIHVADVHGRRLEGALVEVEQISREFPFGSAIASTILGNLPYQNWFVERFNAAVFENELKWYATEPQQGIVNYTVPDQMLEFARANQIMVRGHNIFWENPKYSPSWVLNLTGPELKVAVNSRIQSLMSQYKSEFIHWDVSNEMLHFDFYEQKLGPDASLQFFETSHQADPLATLFMNDYNVVETCFDMNSTVDAYISRLRELERAGVSMDGIGLESHFTIPNPPLMRAILDKLATLNLPIWLTEVDISNTLDEQTQARYLEAVLREGFSHPSVNGIMLWTALHPNGCYQMCLTDNNFRNLPAGDVVDNLLKEWQTGAVEGQTDDHGSFSFYGFFGEYKVTVCYGNRTVTSTFSLCQGDETRHLNIQL, from the exons ATGCTCCAGAAAAGAAAACGTGCCGCCATGATACACGTAGCAGATGTCCATGGACGGAGGTTGGAAGGAGCACTAGTTGAGGTGGAGCAAATTTCAAGAGAGTTTCCTTTCGGATCTGCAATTGCCAGCACTATCCTTGGAAATTTGCCATACCAG AACTGGTTTGTGGAGCGGTTCAATGCTGCAGTATTCGAAAACGAACTCAAGTGGTACGCAACAGAACCTCAGCAAGGAATTGTCAACTACACAGTGCCAGATCAGATGTTGGAATTTGCTCGTGCCAACCAAATCATGGTCAGAGGTCATAACATATTCTGGGAGAACCCCAAGTATTCACCTTCGTGGGTTCTCAATCTCACCGGACCAGAGCTGAAGGTGGCTGTCAACTCACGCATACAAAGTTTAATGTCTCAATACAAGAGTGAGTTCATACACTGGGATGTGAGCAATGAAATGCTTCATTTCGACTTCTACGAGCAAAAACTCGGTCCGGATGCCAGTCTGCAATTTTTTGAAACATCCCATCAAGCAGACCCTTTAGCCACCTTGTTTATGAATGACTATAATGTGGTGGAGACTTGTTTTGACATGAACTCCACCGTGGATGCCTACATATCGAGGTTGAGAGAACTCGAGAGAGCCGGAGTTTCAATGGACGGAATTGGCCTAGAAAGTCACTTCACCATTCCAAACCCTCCACTAATGAGGGCAATACTGGATAAATTGGCAACACTAAACCTTCCAATTTGGCTTACAGAGGTAGACATCAGCAATACACTCGATGAACAAACTCAG GCTAGGTATCTTGAAGCGGTTCTGAGAGAGGGCTTCTCACATCCTTCTGTAAATGGCATTATGCTCTGGACAGCATTACATCCTAATGGGTGTTATCAAATGTGCTTAACGGACAACAATTTTCGCAACCTCCCAGCCGGGGATGTTGTTGACAATCTCCTCAAAGAATGGCAAACTGGGGCGGTCGAGGGTCAAACAGATGATCATGGTTCATTTAGTTTCTACGGATTCTTTGGTGAATACAAGGTAACTGTTTGCTACGGCAACAGAACAGTCACCTCAACATTCTCCCTTTGTCAAGGTGATGAAACGAGACATCTAAACATTCAGCTGTAA